The sequence CGCGGCTGGCGCGGACGATCTGCTTCAATGCCGCCGTGCTCTCCACATCGGGGCAGGAGACGCGGATGATGTCGACCCCGGCATCCTCGCAGCGGCGGATCTGGTCGATTGTCGCGGCGGCATCGGAGGTCGCGGTGTTGGTCATCGTCTGCACCGTCACCGGCGCATCGCCGCCAACGGGGACGTTGCCGACCATGATCTGGCGGCTGGAACGGCGGACGATATCGCGCCACGGACGTACGGACATGGCGGCTCCTATAGACCCGCGCGCCGGTCGCGCCAACCGCGTCTTTACGCGATGCTAAGGCGCGGTGTGGCATGCGCGGGGACTGGTAAATCCCGCGGAAGGTCTATTCTTGCAGCACGACCCGACCCTTGCTGCATCGCTGCGCGCCAGCCAGCGCCATTACGGGATGGACTGGCTGCGCATCGCCGCCTTCGCGCTGCTGATCGTCTATCACATCGCCATGGTGTTCGCGCCATGGGAATGGGTGATCCACACGCCGCATCGCTATGCCGCGCTGATACCGCCGATGGCGCTGCTGACACCGTGGCGGCTGCCGCTGCTGTTCGCGGTATCGGGCTATGCCTCGCGCAAGCTCTATGACCGGTCGGCGGGCCCGGGCGATTTCGGCGCATCGCGGGCGAAGCGATTGCTGATCCCGCTGGCATTCGGGATGCTGGCGATCGTGCCGTTGGAGATGTGGGTGCGGGTGATGGAGACCGGCTACCCGCACGGTTATCTCCATTTCTGGGCGACGGATTATTGGCGCTCGGGCGAGTTTTACGGGCGCGAGTTTCCGAGCTGGGAGCATCTGTGGTTCGTCGCCTATCTGGCGGCCTACAGCCTGATGCTGGCGGGCGCGCTGGCGCTGGGCGGCAAGCGCGTCGTCGGCTGGCTCGACCGTGTCGTCGACTGGCTGGCAGAAGGCTGGCGGTTGTTGTGGACGCCGGTCGCGGCGCTGGTGGTGGCGCGGCTGGCCTTGCTGTTCGTCGTGCCCGAGCATCAGGGGCTTACCCGCGATTGGGCCGGGCACGCGCAATATCTGCCGCTGTTCCTGTTCGGCTTCGCGCTGGCCGGGGCGCCTCGGCTGTGGCTGGCGATCCACCGGGCGTGGAAGCCGGCGCTGGCGCTCGTGGCGTTGGCCGGGCTTCCGGTGGTGGTCACCGAGATGATCTGGCCGGGCAGCGCCATGCCGCCGCACGCGATCATGGCGCTCGATCGCGCCTGTCGCATCGCGATGGCCTGGGGGATGATCCTGACGCTGTTTCACGTCGCCGAGACCCGGTGGAACCGCGACCATAAGTGGCGCAAGCCGCTCGCCGAGGCGGTGTTCCCCTTCTATATCATCCATCACCCCGCGATCGTGCTGATCGCCTGGTACACGCTGCCGCTGAACCTTGGGCCTTTCGCCGAATTCGCGTTGCTGCTGGGTGGTACACTCACGACATGCATGGCGGTGTATTGGATCGGCGGACGGATCGGCTGGGTCAGGCCGTTGATCGGGCTGTCACAGCGCCGCGCGATAACGCCGGCTGCCGCGCAGCACCGCGCCGCCATCTAACGTCACGGTGAAGTCGCCGCTGCGCTCGGTCTCGATCGTGCGCACCGCGGCGCGGCGGACCAGCCGGCCGCGATGGATGCGGACGAAGCCGGGGCCCAGGTCCGCCTCAAGCGCCGCCAGTGTCGAGCGATGCAGCAGCACGCGCTCGCCCCAGGCGATCTCGACATAATTGCCCGCGGCGGCGGCCCAGCCGATCGCATCGACAGGCACGCGGTGGGTAACGCTGCCATCGGGGACGAGCAGGACTTCGGGCGAAGCGGCGGCGGGCTCGGGCTGCGCCAGCAACCACTGCGCGAGCGCCATGAAGGCGGCTAGCATCAGATAGGAAGCGGCGTCCTTGCGATATTCGTAGAGGAAGCGCTCGGCGGCGCCGCCATAGCCGTAGCGCTCGCCCATCGCTGCGTAGATGGCGAGCCGGATCGCGATCATCCCGGCGACGTGCACCGCCGAGATCGGCAGCGTCGCAACCGCATGGGCGAGCGCGGCCCAGCCCAAGGCCATACGCGGCGGGCGGACCCGCGCGACCATCCAGCCGATGACGGGGAGCAGCGCCACCCACATTGCGATGGCGCTCAATTCCCAGAGCCAGATATGCGCCGCCGTCTCACTAATCCCGGCACGGGTGAAATCGGCGCGGGTGCTCTCGACATTGGCGAAGGCGTGGACGCCAGCGAAAACAACGAAACCGAACACGAGCAGGGCGATGCGCTGGCGGCGCGGCATCCCGCTCGTCACGCCTCCGCCGCCGCTCGTCCCTGCCATGCTATCGGTCATCCCGCGCGCCCCGCCATTCCTCCCTCTCCGATATCGGCTGGCACCACGCTCCGCTAGCCGCCGTGCCACCAAGAAAAGGATCGGCGATGGAACGGCACTACGGGATGGACTGGCTCAGGATCGGCGCGTTCGCGCTGTTGATCCTCTATCATGTCGGGATGGTGTTCGTGCCGTGGGACTTCCATGTGAAGACCGCCGCGCCCGCCGATTGGGTGGCGATCCCGATGCTGTTCACCAATGCCTGGCGGCTGATGCTGCTGTTCCTCGTCTCGGGCTTCGCCAGCCGGATGCTGCTGGCGAAATCGAAGGGGTTGAGCGGATTTCTGCGCAACCGCAATGC is a genomic window of Sphingomonas sp. containing:
- a CDS encoding LytTR family DNA-binding domain-containing protein gives rise to the protein MTDSMAGTSGGGGVTSGMPRRQRIALLVFGFVVFAGVHAFANVESTRADFTRAGISETAAHIWLWELSAIAMWVALLPVIGWMVARVRPPRMALGWAALAHAVATLPISAVHVAGMIAIRLAIYAAMGERYGYGGAAERFLYEYRKDAASYLMLAAFMALAQWLLAQPEPAAASPEVLLVPDGSVTHRVPVDAIGWAAAAGNYVEIAWGERVLLHRSTLAALEADLGPGFVRIHRGRLVRRAAVRTIETERSGDFTVTLDGGAVLRGSRRYRAAL
- a CDS encoding acyltransferase, whose translation is MQHDPTLAASLRASQRHYGMDWLRIAAFALLIVYHIAMVFAPWEWVIHTPHRYAALIPPMALLTPWRLPLLFAVSGYASRKLYDRSAGPGDFGASRAKRLLIPLAFGMLAIVPLEMWVRVMETGYPHGYLHFWATDYWRSGEFYGREFPSWEHLWFVAYLAAYSLMLAGALALGGKRVVGWLDRVVDWLAEGWRLLWTPVAALVVARLALLFVVPEHQGLTRDWAGHAQYLPLFLFGFALAGAPRLWLAIHRAWKPALALVALAGLPVVVTEMIWPGSAMPPHAIMALDRACRIAMAWGMILTLFHVAETRWNRDHKWRKPLAEAVFPFYIIHHPAIVLIAWYTLPLNLGPFAEFALLLGGTLTTCMAVYWIGGRIGWVRPLIGLSQRRAITPAAAQHRAAI